The window CCGTCGACGAGGTCGACGCGGTGATGGACATCCTGTCGGCCGAACTCGGGCTTCCCCGCGAGCAGTTGACTCCTCTGCTGGAACGGTGGAAATCCCTGAAAATGCGCGATCCGGCGTTGGCCCGGGCCAACGAGGAGGAGCGGGCGGCCATCGACCGGATGGAAGCCCTCTTTCGAGGTCTCTCGCGGGGGGAATGGACCTCATTCGTGGCCAACCGCCTTCCGGTGCTCAGGCTTCCCCCCACGCTGCTCGACGCTGTTCGTGACGGCAGGCTGGAGTACACCAAGGCCATCGCCCTGCGGCGTGCCCCGGAAGCGCTGCGAGACACCCTGATGGCCTCTGCTGGAGAGCTGTCGGTCCAGCAGATTCGCCAGCGCGTCCGGAATGAGGGAGTGAGCGGGCGTGAGTCAGAGGACCTTGGGCAGGCCCTGAGGGAATTCCGGCGGACGGTAAAAGCGGAGCGTGTTGCCGCGTTGTCCACCGAGGACCAGACGAAACTGACCCGCCTGCTTAACCAGGCCATGGCCCTGCTCCCGCCAGAAACCGCGGGAAGTGGGAGAAAGCGTTAGGAGTGGCTAGGCCTGGCGATCTCAAGGCCGCCGCCGGACCCTTCTCAACTAGCGACACCCTTGCCGGAAGACATGCTTCACTCAGCACCCTCTGCTGCCAGTCGAAGTGGTGCGCTGTAGCGACACCTTTGCGGGAAAAACCGGGGATTCAGTGTGTGGGACGCGTCTGCAGGACGCCCCTGTAGTTTTTTACAGGAGCCCGCGATGGCGAAGAGGTCTGAAACCCCGAGTCTCCAGGACGAGCTGAACGTTGCCCGGTGCCGGGGCAACCCCATCGGGAGTTTGACCCACTAAAACTTGAGCAGTTCACAGCCAGTGTGCGGGAACGCGGCGTCTTGCAGCCGATTCTGGTGCGTCCAGTGGTCGGGCGGTAGGAGATTGTTCCCGGTGAACGGCGTTGGCGCGCGGCCATGCCTGCGGAGCTGCTGGAAGTGCTTGTTCTGGTGCGCGACAAGACGGTGGACGGGGCGCGGCCACTCGGCTTGTGGTCAGCGTCCCGGCTGAGCATCAGCCCCAGCTGCTGAGATTGGCCCAGGGGCCTTCCGTGAGAAATTGCGGCAGCGTATGCAGCAGCGTGCGACATTCTTTCACGCATCCTGTGACTCCAGCAGATGTTCATCCCACTGAGGCACGCGGTAGACCCGGGCAGAATTCAAACTCACGCGCCCGGTATGCTCCCGGCTCACCGGAATCACCGACGACACACCTGAGCGATCGCCGACGACACACCTGAGCGATTGGGCAAATTCCCGACGACACACCTGAGCGATTGGCTTGGTCGTCCCGACGACACACCTGAGCGATTTGAGGCCCGGGCAACGACACACCTGAGCGATTGCCGACGACACACCTGAGCGATTGCCGACGACACACCTGAGCGATTTGAGGCCCGGGCAACGACACACCTGAGCGATTGCCGACGACACACCTGAGCGATTGCCGACGACACACCTGAGCGANNNNNNNNNNNNNNNNNNNNNNNNNNNNNNNNNNNNNNNNNNNNNNNNNNNNNNNNNNNNNNNNNNNNNNNNNNNNNNNNNNNNNNNNNNNNNNNNGCGATTGCGCCAAAATTCGCCGTCTGACACGAACAATTCGCAGGGACTGTTGATGATGATCATCATATCTTTTAATCAATATTCTTTTTTCAAAGAAGGTAGAATTCATCAATCAAGGGAGGCCCGTGTCGAAACCCAGTCGCTTCGACGAGTTGAACCTGTCCCGCCTCAACCTGATCTCGGCGGTCGACCAGGCAGAGGTCACGGAGTGGGACGTAACCTTCGAGAATCAGGGCCGGGTCGTCCGTGTCCGCTGCGAGGCGCTACCGAAATATGCGGTGCCTCATGGCCTGGATAGTGATGTCACGGCCGCCCTGCTCAATCTGTACATCGAACAGGGGGAATCGGAAGACGGGCGATTTGCGGTCAGCGCCACCACGCTGCTCAAGCTGTGCGGGTGGCACAACACCGGCAAGTACCACGCCACCCTGAGGCACTGCCTGGAGAGGCTGCATACCTCCTCCTACAGTGTGAGTGGGGGTTGGCGGGATCATCCCAAGGGGCGATGGACCCACGCCAAATTTCACTTCATCGAGTCACTCGATTTCTCGAGCGCCGACCAGTACGGGACCTTCGACGAGCGCACGGTCATCTCCGGTCGCCTCGCGGACGCGATTGTGGCGAGCATCCGCGGAGGCTATATCAAGCCGCTGGACACCGAGTTCATGCTCTCGCTGTCCCGGCCGCGTACCCGTGCGCTTTACAGGATTCTCGATGGAGCGCGTTTCGACCCTGACCATCCTGACCAGCCCCTCGACCAGCTGGAGGTCAACCTGATCGCGTGGGCGGAGCAGTGCAAGCTGCCGAGCACGGTTCCCGGCAACATCCGCCGTGCGCTGGCATCGCCACACGAAGAGCTGGTGAAAAGAGGGTACCTGCGGGCCGTCGCCATCACCGGGCGTGGAAAGGCGCAGGTGATCCGCTATGAGTTCGTGCGGGAGTTCACGCCCATGGACTCGGTGCTCGCCCGCCGATTCCGGAACTATGGCGTGGCAGACGGTGTGGCGCGCAAGCTCCTGCGTGAGCATGGCCGCGCTTTCTTGATCGAGTGCATGGACCGTTTTGATGCCCTCGTGCAGCGCGGGGTTCTGGTGGTGAGAAAGTCCAAGGCAGCCGCCCTGATGCACCTGATAGGTCATCCAGACGAATATCCCTACCCTGGAGTTGCATCCCCGGAACGTCTCCCCGCAGCTGGCAAGGAGATTTCGCTTAAGTCCTTGGAAAAGGCATCCCGGATGGAGCCGCTTCTCAATGTGCCGACCGTGGCCGATGAGTTGGCCGCTCTGCCGGTTGAACAGCAGGCAGAGAAGGTCGTAGCCCGGTTGAGCTTTCTCTACCGCAAGCGGTTGAACGCGGTTGATCTGGACAGCGTACGGCAGGCCATCCTGGAGGGGAGGGCCGCTGCGCCACAGGTGCTGGAAGAGGCCGTGGCTGCTCTGGCCCGCAATGAGCAGGACGTCTTCGTGCAGAGTCTCAAGTCCCAGTTGGAACGTGTCTAGGAGATCAGAACAGAGCGTCAACCCAGGAAGCGGTCGTGACCCTTGTGCCGGGATGAACACCACAGGAAACCGATTTGGTCTGCGTCGTCGCATCCTCGGTTGTTCGGTCGCCAGATGGGCCTTCAAGAGGTGACAACTCGGCTTGTCAGGGTATTTGCTAGGGTAAGGCTGTGATTGACATTCAGGCCGACTGGTCCGGAGGCATCGAGGCGCTGGTCGAGGAGGCCAACCGCTGGCTCGCCCGCCTGCTCCCGGTGGACCGGGCCTCCCGGCCCAAGGACGAGGTCAACCCCCGGCTGGTTCGGCACTACACCACCCAGGGCCTCCTGCCCGCTCCGCGGCGCGAGGGGAGGGACGCCCGGTACGGCCGGCTTCACCTGGTGGCCCTGCTGGCCCTGCGCCGCCTGATGGCCGATGGCCTGGGGGGCAAGGCGCTCACCGCCGCCGTAGCCGGGCAGGATGAGGCCACCCTGGAGCGTCTGGCCCTGGAGGGGGCCGTGGATCAGCAGGACGCACCGGACGCGGACGACAACGACGCGCTGCGCTACCTTCGGAACCTGTCGGCCCGGCAGCCCCTGAGGGGAAGGGGCAGGGCCGCATCGGCTCCACCACCGGCGGCCTTGCCTGAAGTGCTGTTTGAGTCGCCCCGGCGC is drawn from Deinococcus budaensis and contains these coding sequences:
- a CDS encoding ParB/RepB/Spo0J family partition protein — its product is MAGFTGDSVAHTQTALPVDVIRPRPHQPRRSFSTDTLERLADSVRTHGILQPLSVHRTEDGHYDLISGERRLRAARTAGLTEVPVKVFSGLTERQLQQLAAVENLQREDLNPVDEVDAVMDILSAELGLPREQLTPLLERWKSLKMRDPALARANEEERAAIDRMEALFRGLSRGEWTSFVANRLPVLRLPPTLLDAVRDGRLEYTKAIALRRAPEALRDTLMASAGELSVQQIRQRVRNEGVSGRESEDLGQALREFRRTVKAERVAALSTEDQTKLTRLLNQAMALLPPETAGSGRKR
- a CDS encoding replication initiator protein A, which encodes MSKPSRFDELNLSRLNLISAVDQAEVTEWDVTFENQGRVVRVRCEALPKYAVPHGLDSDVTAALLNLYIEQGESEDGRFAVSATTLLKLCGWHNTGKYHATLRHCLERLHTSSYSVSGGWRDHPKGRWTHAKFHFIESLDFSSADQYGTFDERTVISGRLADAIVASIRGGYIKPLDTEFMLSLSRPRTRALYRILDGARFDPDHPDQPLDQLEVNLIAWAEQCKLPSTVPGNIRRALASPHEELVKRGYLRAVAITGRGKAQVIRYEFVREFTPMDSVLARRFRNYGVADGVARKLLREHGRAFLIECMDRFDALVQRGVLVVRKSKAAALMHLIGHPDEYPYPGVASPERLPAAGKEISLKSLEKASRMEPLLNVPTVADELAALPVEQQAEKVVARLSFLYRKRLNAVDLDSVRQAILEGRAAAPQVLEEAVAALARNEQDVFVQSLKSQLERV
- a CDS encoding MerR family transcriptional regulator, translating into MIDIQADWSGGIEALVEEANRWLARLLPVDRASRPKDEVNPRLVRHYTTQGLLPAPRREGRDARYGRLHLVALLALRRLMADGLGGKALTAAVAGQDEATLERLALEGAVDQQDAPDADDNDALRYLRNLSARQPLRGRGRAASAPPPAALPEVLFESPRRVSQTTRVTVRPGLEMYIASEFEWPQTASEWRALLRELGTTLRDVHQPRE